A portion of the Juglans microcarpa x Juglans regia isolate MS1-56 chromosome 1D, Jm3101_v1.0, whole genome shotgun sequence genome contains these proteins:
- the LOC121235885 gene encoding uncharacterized protein LOC121235885 codes for MLNFFCKTVLNGTHCTIRAALAAPKSLSYSRHISSTSNQHSFTVSYLMNSCGLSPDTALSASQHVNFETPDRADLVIGFFKNHGFSESQISTVIQRVPPVLLADPEKTLLPKLEFLHSKGFTSSEIVGVVSRNPPILERSLKKQIVPSFVFFRNLLGTDVEAAAAVKRFSGILSADLDTFVANIDIMRENGVPETNIVKFIKEHPRVFMTDAVRFKRTVEEVKEMGFNASNVKFVEAVYAMTGMSKSTWERKVNAYKRWGLSEAEIIVAFKKHPLYILASEDKIERAMDFFVNKMGWESSLIVERPILVLLSLEKRIVPRTSVIKDLVSRGLVKKDIYLPTVFEYQEKKFLEKFVTPYMEASELLKLYEEKVDLSEMGREWNLLGKE; via the coding sequence ATGCTGAATTTCTTCTGCAAAACTGTTCTCAATGGGACTCATTGCACCATCAGggctgccttggcagcccccaAATCATTATCATATTCCAGACACATCTCAAGCACTTCAAACCAACACTCATTTACAGTCTCCTATCTCATGAACTCATGTGGATTATCCCCAGACACTGCACTATCTGCTTCTCAACATGTTAATTTTGAAACCCCAGATAGAGCAGACTTGGTCATTGGCTTTTTCAAGAACCATGGTTTCTCAGAATCCCAAATATCAACCGTCATTCAAAGAGTCCCTCCTGTGCTTTTAGCAGATCCGGAGAAAACCCTTTTGCCCAAGTTGGAATTTTTACACTCCAAAGGCTTTACAAGCTCTGAAATTGTTGGAGTCGTATCTAGAAACCCACCCATATTGGAGCGAAGTTTAAAGAAACAAATAGTcccttcttttgttttcttcaggAACTTGCTTGGAACCGATGTGgaggctgctgctgctgttaaACGCTTTTCGGGTATTCTCTCTGCCGACCTTGACACTTTTGTGGCTAATATCGATATCATGCGAGAAAATGGAGTGCCCGAAACAAATATAGTTAAGTTTATCAAAGAACACCCCCGAGTTTTCATGACAGATGCGGTCAGGTTTAAAAGAACTGTGGAGGAAGTGAAGGAAATGGGTTTCAATGCCTCAAACGTGAAATTTGTTGAAGCTGTTTATGCAATGACAGGAATGAGTAAATCGACGTGGGAGAGGAAGGTTAATGCTTATAAGAGGTGGGGTTTATCTGAGGCAGAAATTATTGTAGCGTTTAAAAAGCATCCCTTGTATATTTTAGCTTCTGAGGATAAGATTGAGAGGGCAATGGATTTCTTTGTCAACAAAATGGGTTGGGAGTCTTCGCTTATTGTTGAGCGCCCGATACTTGTGTTGCTGAGCTTGGAGAAGAGAATTGTTCCAAGGACTTCCGTTATTAAAGATTTAGTGTCGAGAGGTTTGGTCAAGAAGGATATTTACTTACCTACAGTGTTCGAGTATCAGGAGAAGAAGTTCCTGGAGAAGTTTGTGACGCCTTACATGGAAGCTTCTGAGCTATTGAAGCTGTACGAGGAAAAAGTGGATCTTTCAGAGATGGGAAGAGAGTGGAATTTGTTAGGCAAAGAGTGA